Proteins from a genomic interval of Musa acuminata AAA Group cultivar baxijiao chromosome BXJ1-9, Cavendish_Baxijiao_AAA, whole genome shotgun sequence:
- the LOC135584366 gene encoding fasciclin-like arabinogalactan protein 7 — MGPVAIFCASILLALSMPSPTSAQTPPAPFLPPSPSPAPHFVNLTDLLSVAGPFNTFLDYLLQTQVIDTFQNQVNNTKQGITVFVPKDSAFASLKKSDLGNLTRDQLKTLFLYHAFPKYYSLSDFKNLSNSNPVSTFAGGQYTLNVTDASGLIHIVSNWANPKITSSVYSTAPVAVYEIDRVLLPSAIFSTEPALAPAPETKTPSDLAPAQSGIASAPKSAESSTGDATSDTTAFRLLDCMLLILSATLMLIM; from the coding sequence ATGGGTCCTGTTGCGATCTTTTGTGCCAGTATTCTACTAGCTCTGTCGATGCCTTCTCCTACGAGCGCACAAACTCCACCAGCTCCATTCCTACCTCCATCTCCATCACCTGCCCCACATTTTGTGAACCTCACTGATCTACTCTCGGTTGCTGGCCCTTTCAACACATTCCTCGACTATCTCCTGCAAACCCAAGTCATCGACACGTTTCAGAACCAAGTTAACAACACCAAACAAGGCATCACTGTCTTTGTACCGAAAGATTCGGCTTTTGCATCGCTTAAAAAGTCTGACCTTGGCAATCTTACTCGAGACCAACTCAAGACCCTCTTCCTCTACCATGCTTTCCCCAAGTACTACTCGCTATCTGATTTCAAAAACCTGAGCAATTCGAACCCTGTCAGCACGTTCGCCGGTGGGCAGTATACTCTGAATGTCACCGATGCATCTGGGCTTATTCACATTGTTTCGAATTGGGCAAACCCGAAGATAACCAGCAGCGTCTACTCCACAGCTCCCGTGGCAGTTTATGAGATCGATCGTGTTTTACTTCCATCGGCAATCTTCAGCACCGAACCAGCTCTAGCACCAGCTCCTGAGACCAAAACACCGTCAGACCTGGCTCCAGCCCAAAGCGGAATTGCTTCTGCGCCCAAATCTGCAGAGTCATCGACCGGTGATGCTACTTCAGACACCACCGCGTTTCGTCTCTTGGATTGCATGCTCTTGATTCTTTCTGCTACTCTGATGCTTATCATGTGA
- the LOC135594297 gene encoding uncharacterized protein LOC135594297 isoform X1, with product MMHVHPTLTASRLCVSAVHPKGLLPCLPKRNGCSRKPGRSLVLPVTAAKSSSDIGGINLRHLERAIRLHSAISNRSIKEFVELIGDECRHCFTSLPADPLELSKKAFQMLHSFMVYNSVMLVIKPTADYGVDIGIRWIANFAKDNLPMAFGCSISTMHVYEGIVFWRNAKNIIDTLIQMQVAERLEKILLPIIDKLVPEGLFEGKERVALMYSLLSLLIMVVSVIILKNTLV from the exons ATGATGCATGTCCATCCAACTTTAACCGCTTCCAGATTATGTGTTTCCGCCGTGCATCCCAAAGGCCTCTTACCTTGTTTACCGAAGAGGAACGGGTGCAGCAGGAAGCCTGGCAGGTCTCTAGTACTACCTGTAACTGCAGCCAAGTCCTCATCGGACATTGGAGGGATCAATCTTCGCCACCTTGAAAGGGCCATAAGACTGCATTCAGCTATCTCCAACAGAAGCATCAAGGAATTCGTAGAGCTGATCGGTGATGAATGCCGACATTGTTTTACGTCTCTTCCAGCTGACCCTTTGGAGCTAAGTAAG AAAGCATTCCAAATGTTGCACTCTTTCATGGTGTACAACAGCGTGATGTTGGTGATCAAACCAACGGCGGACTATGGCGTTGATATTGGCATTAGATGGATCGCAA ATTTTGCGAAGGATAATTTACCCATGGCCTTTGGTTGCAGCATCTCTACAATGCATGTATATGAGGGCATTGTGTTTTGGAG GAATGCGAAAAACATCATTGACACATTGATCCAAATGCAAGTTGCAGAG AGGTTGGAGAAGATTCTTCTGCCCATCATTGATAAGCTCGTACCGGAGGGTCTCTTCGAAGGGAAGGAAAGGGTTGCCCTAATGTATTCCTTGCTTAGTCTACTAATCATGGTTGTTTCTGTTATCATCCTAAAGAACACATTGGTGTAA
- the LOC135594297 gene encoding uncharacterized protein LOC135594297 isoform X2, giving the protein MDRNISTMHVYEGIVFWRNAKNIIDTLIQMQVAERLEKILLPIIDKLVPEGLFEGKERVALMYSLLSLLIMVVSVIILKNTLV; this is encoded by the exons ATGGATCGCAA CATCTCTACAATGCATGTATATGAGGGCATTGTGTTTTGGAG GAATGCGAAAAACATCATTGACACATTGATCCAAATGCAAGTTGCAGAG AGGTTGGAGAAGATTCTTCTGCCCATCATTGATAAGCTCGTACCGGAGGGTCTCTTCGAAGGGAAGGAAAGGGTTGCCCTAATGTATTCCTTGCTTAGTCTACTAATCATGGTTGTTTCTGTTATCATCCTAAAGAACACATTGGTGTAA